One Sodalis praecaptivus DNA segment encodes these proteins:
- a CDS encoding phage tail protein, with protein MKDIISPVESADGLFHDGDPSTGVEGTVVYAKWLNAIQGAVMDTQTEHKNILAEVGTTPDSSQSAQLLAAIKAIAASCAAEASAHILPVGTPIAWPSDTIPAGYALMEGQTFDKRHYPKLALAYPSGVIPDMRGQTIKGKPDERTILSREAGSIQSHTHSATVTNKDLGSKATDAFDYGNKVTDVQGEHTHTWGSAMRKSGGSDQAVGSNLANTFGTTSAAGHHGHTVAIGPHTHRVRIGAHSHAITLDATGSKENTVDNIAFYYIVRLA; from the coding sequence ATGAAGGACATTATTTCGCCGGTCGAAAGCGCCGACGGCCTGTTCCACGATGGTGACCCGTCTACCGGCGTCGAGGGTACGGTGGTATACGCCAAGTGGCTTAACGCGATACAGGGCGCGGTGATGGATACTCAGACGGAGCATAAGAACATCCTGGCTGAAGTGGGTACAACGCCCGATAGCAGTCAATCGGCACAGCTGCTTGCCGCCATTAAAGCGATCGCCGCAAGCTGTGCGGCAGAGGCCAGCGCCCATATTCTTCCGGTCGGAACGCCTATCGCTTGGCCATCGGATACTATTCCCGCCGGGTATGCCTTGATGGAGGGACAAACATTTGATAAGCGTCACTATCCCAAGCTGGCCTTGGCTTATCCATCAGGGGTTATTCCCGATATGCGTGGCCAGACTATTAAAGGTAAACCTGATGAAAGAACCATACTCAGCAGAGAGGCGGGGAGCATTCAATCCCACACCCATTCAGCCACGGTGACAAATAAGGACTTAGGGTCAAAAGCGACAGACGCTTTCGATTACGGTAATAAAGTAACCGATGTCCAGGGAGAACATACCCACACCTGGGGCTCTGCTATGCGAAAGTCAGGCGGTAGCGATCAAGCCGTCGGCAGCAATTTAGCAAATACCTTCGGAACAACCTCGGCAGCGGGTCATCACGGACATACTGTCGCCATAGGCCCACATACTCATCGCGTTCGTATCGGTGCACATAGCCATGCTATTACCCTTGATGCAACTGGAAGTAAAGAAAACACGGTTGATAATATTGCATTTTATTATATTGTGAGGCTGGCATGA
- a CDS encoding helix-turn-helix domain-containing protein, giving the protein MNENVQAPNTTGSQRRTRVRGIDRTLQILDCLQNRQCPATTYEVAKDLAAPLSSIYSLVDVLVASRLLERDDNGMIWLGARLYRYGLAYARIHGPLATTATAASKSAPGNIAQGRAVAAVTEAPWAKTSSRGR; this is encoded by the coding sequence ATGAACGAAAACGTGCAAGCCCCCAACACCACCGGTAGCCAGCGCCGTACCCGCGTGCGCGGCATCGATCGCACGTTGCAAATCCTCGATTGTTTACAAAACCGGCAATGCCCCGCCACCACCTATGAAGTGGCGAAAGATCTTGCCGCCCCGTTATCCAGCATTTACTCGCTGGTGGACGTGTTGGTGGCGAGCCGTTTACTGGAACGTGACGATAACGGCATGATTTGGCTAGGTGCGCGGCTTTATCGCTACGGGCTGGCCTATGCGCGCATCCATGGCCCGCTCGCGACAACCGCTACCGCCGCGTCTAAAAGCGCACCGGGCAATATCGCGCAGGGCCGCGCCGTGGCGGCGGTAACCGAAGCGCCCTGGGCCAAAACGTCCTCCCGGGGTAGATAA
- the argG gene encoding argininosuccinate synthase, protein METILRHLPVNQRVGIAFSGGLDTSAALLWMRQKGAVPYAYTANLGQPDEDDYDAIPRKALAYGAEKARLIDCRKQLVAEGLAALQCGAFHNTTAGVTYFNTTPLGRAVTGTMLVAAMKEDGVNIWGDGSTYKGNDIERFYRYGLLTNAELKIYKPWLDTDFINELGGRQEMSQFMTEAGFDYKMSAEKAYSTDSNILGATHEAKELEYLNSSVKIVNPIMGVKFWDENVRIPAEEVTLRFERGLPVAINGQRFDDQVALLLEANRIGGRHGLGMSDQIENRIIEAKSRGIYEAPGMALLHIGYERLVTGIHNEDTIDQYHANGRQLGRLLYQGRWFDPQALMLRDATQRWVASEITGEVTLELRRGNDYSILNTVSDNLTYMAERLTMEKGESTFSPEDRIGQLTMRNLDITDTRAKLMNYISTGLLSAADDSGVPQLEDKHGD, encoded by the coding sequence ATGGAAACGATTCTCAGACATCTACCGGTTAATCAACGCGTGGGTATTGCTTTTTCCGGGGGTCTGGATACCAGTGCCGCACTGTTATGGATGCGTCAGAAAGGGGCGGTGCCTTACGCCTACACCGCGAATCTCGGCCAGCCGGACGAAGATGACTACGACGCCATTCCGCGCAAGGCGTTAGCCTACGGCGCAGAGAAAGCCCGTCTGATAGACTGTCGCAAACAACTGGTGGCGGAAGGTCTGGCCGCCCTGCAATGTGGCGCATTTCATAATACGACCGCCGGCGTGACCTATTTTAACACCACCCCGCTTGGCCGCGCCGTAACCGGTACCATGCTCGTGGCCGCAATGAAAGAGGACGGCGTCAATATCTGGGGCGACGGCAGCACGTACAAAGGCAACGATATTGAGCGTTTTTATCGCTACGGTTTGCTGACCAATGCCGAGCTGAAAATCTATAAACCCTGGCTGGACACCGATTTTATCAATGAGCTCGGCGGACGCCAGGAGATGTCGCAGTTTATGACCGAAGCCGGCTTCGATTACAAAATGTCGGCCGAAAAAGCCTACTCCACCGATTCCAACATTCTCGGCGCCACCCACGAGGCGAAAGAGCTGGAATATCTCAACTCCAGCGTGAAGATCGTCAACCCCATCATGGGGGTCAAATTCTGGGATGAAAACGTGCGTATCCCGGCGGAAGAAGTGACCCTGCGCTTTGAACGCGGCCTGCCGGTGGCGATCAACGGCCAGCGTTTCGACGACCAAGTCGCGCTGCTGCTGGAGGCCAACCGCATCGGCGGGCGTCACGGTTTGGGCATGAGCGATCAAATTGAAAACCGCATTATCGAGGCCAAAAGCCGCGGCATTTATGAAGCACCGGGCATGGCGCTGTTGCATATCGGCTATGAACGGTTGGTGACCGGTATTCATAACGAAGACACCATCGACCAATATCACGCCAACGGTCGACAATTGGGCCGTCTGCTGTATCAGGGCCGCTGGTTCGATCCGCAGGCGCTGATGCTGCGTGACGCGACCCAGCGCTGGGTGGCCAGCGAAATAACCGGCGAAGTGACGCTGGAACTGCGCCGCGGCAACGATTACTCCATACTGAATACGGTTTCCGATAATTTGACCTATATGGCGGAGCGTCTCACCATGGAGAAAGGGGAATCGACTTTCTCGCCGGAAGATCGTATTGGTCAGCTGACCATGCGTAATTTGGATATCACCGACACGCGCGCCAAGCTGATGAACTACATTAGCACCGGCCTGCTTTCAGCCGCCGACGACAGCGGCGTCCCCCAGCTTGAGGATAAGCACGGCGATTAA
- a CDS encoding FAD-dependent oxidoreductase: protein MGETSLNTPCCIVGGGPAGLMLGYLLARAGLAVTVLEKHHDFLRDFRGDTIHPSTLAILHQLGLLEGLLALPHQKVTTLRGELQGKTVTMADFSRLPGRCQYMMLMPQWDFLNFLAQRAALLPGFTLLRATRGVSLCRHQGQVVGVNAEDDAGRLTITTPLVIGTDGRRSMVRADAGLQVRNFGAPRDVVWLKLPKEAGDAGWASGHGGPKNNVIMLDRGDYWQCGYSIVKGSFDALQQQGLAALLMQVAAVAPVSVERLRQHITDWRQVKLLDIRIDRLTHWAAPGVLCIGDAAHAMSPIGGVGVNLAIQDAVATANLLAKPLARGAVSLRELNRVQRRRQFPTRATQALQIMMTGKGHRPARPARAPSTLELWLRQRPWLPRLAGRIIGLGFRPERPRRALLRGVKTETQPQ, encoded by the coding sequence ATGGGCGAAACATCACTTAACACGCCGTGCTGTATAGTCGGCGGCGGGCCAGCCGGTCTGATGCTCGGCTATTTATTGGCGCGGGCGGGGCTAGCGGTGACGGTGCTGGAAAAACATCACGATTTTTTACGCGACTTTCGCGGCGACACCATCCATCCCTCTACCCTTGCCATCCTGCACCAGTTGGGATTGCTTGAGGGGCTATTGGCGTTACCCCACCAAAAGGTAACGACCCTTCGCGGCGAGCTACAGGGTAAGACGGTCACCATGGCCGATTTCAGCCGTCTTCCCGGCCGCTGCCAATACATGATGCTAATGCCGCAGTGGGATTTTCTCAATTTCCTGGCGCAGCGGGCGGCACTGCTGCCGGGCTTTACTCTACTGCGCGCGACGCGTGGCGTCTCATTATGTCGGCACCAGGGGCAGGTTGTCGGCGTCAACGCCGAAGACGACGCCGGCCGACTTACCATCACCACCCCGCTGGTGATAGGTACTGACGGCCGCAGGTCAATGGTGCGCGCCGACGCCGGGTTGCAGGTGAGGAATTTCGGCGCGCCGCGCGACGTGGTATGGCTGAAGTTGCCAAAAGAGGCGGGCGATGCCGGTTGGGCCAGCGGTCACGGCGGGCCGAAAAATAATGTCATCATGCTCGATCGCGGTGACTATTGGCAGTGCGGCTACAGCATCGTCAAAGGCAGTTTCGACGCGCTACAGCAGCAGGGATTAGCGGCGCTGCTAATGCAGGTAGCGGCGGTAGCGCCGGTCAGCGTCGAACGGCTTCGGCAGCACATCACCGACTGGCGGCAGGTAAAATTGCTGGATATTCGCATTGACCGGCTGACGCATTGGGCCGCGCCCGGCGTGTTGTGCATCGGCGATGCCGCCCATGCCATGTCGCCCATTGGCGGCGTCGGCGTCAACCTGGCCATCCAGGACGCGGTGGCTACCGCGAATTTGCTGGCTAAACCGCTGGCGCGCGGTGCGGTCAGCCTGCGTGAGCTTAATCGCGTGCAGCGCCGCCGCCAGTTCCCGACCCGCGCCACCCAGGCGCTGCAAATCATGATGACCGGTAAGGGACATCGCCCCGCCCGCCCTGCGCGCGCCCCCTCGACATTGGAATTATGGCTGCGTCAACGTCCATGGCTACCGCGCCTGGCCGGCAGGATCATTGGCTTGGGGTTTCGGCCAGAACGACCGCGGCGCGCACTACTGCGGGGCGTAAAGACCGAAACGCAGCCGCAATAG
- a CDS encoding alpha/beta fold hydrolase, which yields MNVCEYTLPGMFIKEHRVKVPLDWSQPQDGRTLDLFVREVVDPRKRHQSLPKLAFLQGGPGGKGPRPQGGGPVWLAEALKTHRVILMDQRGTGRSSRVESATLASMDGQAGAAYLWHFRADSIVRDCEFLRTALFGGDRWETLGQSYGGFLTLTYLSLAPEGLSACYVTGGLPGLDADADEVYRRTYPRVAAKNARYARRYPADAARIARLADVIAGSDVRLPDGDRLSVRRLQTLGMAFGMATGFDQVHGLIEEAFSDSAETRLSDHFLMAIMAETGYDGNPLYALLQEVIYGQPGHACRWAAERVRGQFPAFQPDARPLLFTGEMIYPWMFDEIRSLRPFRAAAAHLSTRQDYPPLYDRDRLANNEVPVSAVIYHDDMYVDAELSLATTARVGNLQAWVTNEFEHDGLRQSGRVFHRLRQELDDRGGPLPLR from the coding sequence TTGAACGTCTGTGAATATACCTTGCCCGGCATGTTCATCAAAGAACATCGGGTAAAAGTGCCGCTGGATTGGTCGCAGCCGCAAGACGGCCGCACGCTGGATCTGTTTGTGCGCGAGGTGGTGGACCCGCGCAAGCGCCATCAATCGCTACCCAAACTCGCATTTCTTCAGGGAGGCCCCGGCGGCAAAGGGCCGCGTCCCCAGGGCGGCGGGCCGGTATGGCTTGCCGAGGCGCTGAAAACCCACCGGGTGATCTTGATGGATCAGCGCGGTACCGGGCGCAGCAGCCGGGTCGAAAGCGCTACCCTGGCGTCGATGGACGGTCAGGCCGGCGCGGCCTATTTGTGGCATTTCCGCGCCGACAGCATCGTGCGCGATTGCGAATTTCTGCGCACGGCACTGTTTGGCGGCGACCGTTGGGAAACGCTTGGCCAGAGCTATGGCGGCTTTTTAACCCTGACCTATTTATCTCTGGCGCCCGAAGGCCTGTCCGCCTGCTATGTTACCGGCGGGCTGCCCGGCCTCGATGCGGATGCCGATGAGGTTTACCGGCGCACCTACCCGCGGGTGGCGGCGAAAAACGCGCGCTACGCCCGCCGTTATCCCGCCGACGCGGCGCGCATCGCCCGTCTGGCGGACGTTATCGCCGGTAGCGACGTGCGGCTGCCGGACGGCGATCGCCTGAGCGTGCGTCGGTTGCAAACGTTGGGCATGGCGTTCGGCATGGCGACCGGTTTCGACCAGGTGCATGGCCTTATCGAAGAGGCATTCAGCGACAGCGCCGAAACTCGGTTGTCGGATCATTTCCTGATGGCGATCATGGCGGAAACCGGTTACGACGGTAATCCGCTGTATGCGCTGCTGCAAGAGGTGATTTATGGCCAGCCCGGGCACGCCTGCCGCTGGGCGGCGGAGCGGGTACGGGGGCAGTTTCCCGCTTTCCAGCCCGACGCCCGGCCGCTGCTGTTTACCGGCGAGATGATCTATCCCTGGATGTTCGACGAGATCCGCTCGCTGCGCCCGTTTCGCGCCGCGGCGGCACATTTATCCACCCGTCAGGATTACCCGCCGCTGTATGACCGCGACCGGCTGGCAAACAATGAGGTTCCGGTCTCGGCGGTGATTTATCACGACGACATGTACGTCGATGCCGAATTGTCGTTGGCTACCACCGCGCGGGTGGGCAATCTGCAAGCGTGGGTGACCAATGAATTCGAGCACGATGGTCTTCGCCAATCCGGGCGCGTATTTCACCGTTTGCGCCAGGAACTCGACGACCGTGGCGGGCCCCTGCCCCTGCGTTAA
- a CDS encoding GNAT family N-acetyltransferase: MDYRQRIIAPAFRLALPREEDAPALFRLVQQERAHLSRHLAWPETVRCEADTLATVRANRRAYAAGESAVYLVWLQERLSGVLSLNSISGSVGEIGYWLAAEMTGRGLMSRAVLALMTWYLADGRLDTFILRCGVENLPSNRVAQRLGFSFYLRQAQAEKIGERWVDHNIYHWRAGRNALPQSLTS, encoded by the coding sequence ATGGACTACCGACAACGGATTATTGCGCCGGCGTTCCGCTTGGCGCTGCCGCGCGAGGAGGATGCTCCGGCGCTGTTCCGTCTGGTGCAGCAGGAACGCGCGCACTTGAGCCGCCATCTCGCCTGGCCTGAAACGGTCCGCTGCGAAGCCGATACGTTGGCGACGGTGCGCGCCAATCGCCGGGCTTACGCCGCCGGCGAGTCGGCGGTCTACCTGGTGTGGCTCCAGGAGCGGCTCAGCGGGGTGCTATCGCTGAACAGCATTAGCGGCAGCGTGGGGGAGATAGGCTATTGGCTGGCCGCCGAGATGACCGGCCGCGGTCTGATGTCCCGCGCCGTGCTGGCGTTGATGACCTGGTATCTGGCGGACGGCCGGCTCGATACGTTTATCTTGCGCTGCGGCGTTGAAAACCTGCCCAGCAATCGCGTGGCGCAGCGGCTGGGCTTCAGTTTTTATCTGCGGCAGGCGCAGGCGGAAAAAATTGGCGAGCGCTGGGTGGATCATAACATTTACCACTGGCGCGCCGGACGCAATGCGCTGCCGCAATCGTTGACGTCCTAA
- a CDS encoding 2-hydroxyacid dehydrogenase, translating to MTVRLLSHIDVPPAHRPAFAAAGVTLYLAPRADPNGPLWPDGPLRPVPATAAQGSVEDEVFDAAAIDVLLTIGSLGISAQEMDKLPALRLICCLGVGYERVDLAAAAARGIRVTHGRGTNDTSVADHAMALMLALVRDIAPLDRAVRRGQWQQSRRLRPQLSGKRVGILGLGTIGANIAERCARGFAMEVGYHNRRPKADCAYHYCSSATVLAQWCEILVIATPGGAATRHLVDEGVLTALGAEGFLVNIARGSVVDTAALTAALQAQAIAGAALDVIEGEPQVPPALLAQDNVLITPHVAARSPQAMTAMYRQMLENLACHLNGQPLLTPVAAGE from the coding sequence ATGACGGTCCGTCTCTTATCACACATCGATGTTCCCCCCGCGCACCGGCCGGCATTCGCCGCCGCGGGCGTGACGCTCTATCTGGCGCCGCGAGCGGACCCCAACGGCCCACTGTGGCCCGACGGCCCGCTGCGGCCCGTGCCGGCAACCGCGGCGCAGGGATCCGTCGAGGATGAAGTGTTCGATGCGGCCGCAATTGACGTCCTGTTGACGATCGGGTCGCTTGGGATAAGCGCCCAGGAGATGGACAAACTGCCCGCGCTGCGTCTGATTTGCTGCCTGGGGGTGGGCTATGAGCGTGTTGACCTGGCCGCCGCCGCCGCGCGCGGCATCCGCGTGACCCACGGCCGCGGCACCAATGACACCTCGGTGGCCGATCACGCGATGGCGCTGATGCTGGCGCTGGTGCGCGATATCGCCCCCTTGGATCGGGCGGTGCGGCGCGGCCAGTGGCAGCAGTCGCGGCGTTTGCGTCCGCAGCTGAGCGGCAAACGGGTCGGGATCCTGGGGCTGGGCACGATCGGCGCCAACATCGCCGAGCGGTGCGCGCGCGGATTTGCCATGGAGGTCGGCTACCATAACCGTCGGCCGAAAGCGGATTGTGCTTACCACTACTGCTCTAGCGCGACGGTGCTGGCGCAATGGTGCGAGATTTTAGTCATTGCGACGCCCGGCGGCGCTGCCACCCGGCATTTGGTGGACGAGGGGGTGCTCACGGCGCTGGGCGCGGAGGGTTTCCTGGTAAATATCGCCCGCGGCAGCGTGGTCGACACGGCGGCGCTGACCGCAGCGCTGCAGGCGCAGGCCATCGCCGGCGCGGCGCTGGATGTTATCGAAGGTGAACCGCAGGTACCGCCCGCGCTGCTGGCGCAGGATAATGTGCTGATAACGCCCCATGTAGCGGCGCGCTCCCCCCAGGCGATGACGGCGATGTACCGGCAGATGCTGGAAAACCTGGCCTGCCATCTGAACGGTCAGCCGCTGCTGACGCCGGTGGCGGCGGGAGAGTAA
- a CDS encoding DJ-1/PfpI family protein, producing MSTPFRLLFALYPGVTQLDFTAPHQVFSHWQGASVRVASLEGAPVSASGLHFSQLDALEAVENCDLLCLPGGPGCTEAMLDARFMAQIRRLAAGARYITSVCTGSLILGAAGLLQGRRATCHWSMLESLSLFGALPRAERVVRDGHLITGAGVTAGIDFALTVVAEVAGESVAQAIQLGLEYAPAPPFDAGHPATAPAAIVHEARERQAAFRARRLAQVATAAAALKAR from the coding sequence ATGTCCACCCCCTTTAGGTTGCTTTTCGCGCTGTATCCCGGCGTAACACAACTGGATTTCACCGCGCCCCATCAGGTTTTCAGCCATTGGCAGGGGGCCTCGGTGCGCGTCGCGTCCCTCGAAGGCGCGCCGGTGAGCGCCAGCGGCCTGCATTTTTCCCAGCTCGACGCGCTGGAGGCGGTGGAAAACTGCGATCTGCTGTGCCTTCCCGGTGGACCGGGCTGCACCGAAGCGATGCTTGATGCGCGGTTCATGGCGCAGATCCGCCGACTGGCGGCCGGAGCGCGCTATATCACCTCGGTATGCACCGGTTCATTAATCCTGGGGGCCGCCGGTCTGTTACAAGGGCGGCGCGCCACCTGCCATTGGTCGATGCTGGAGAGTCTGTCACTGTTCGGCGCCCTGCCGCGCGCCGAGCGGGTGGTGCGCGATGGTCATCTTATCACCGGCGCCGGCGTCACCGCCGGTATCGATTTTGCCCTGACGGTTGTGGCGGAAGTGGCGGGAGAGAGTGTGGCGCAAGCTATCCAACTGGGGCTGGAATATGCGCCGGCGCCGCCGTTTGATGCCGGCCATCCCGCCACGGCGCCGGCCGCGATTGTGCACGAAGCACGTGAGCGGCAGGCGGCTTTCCGCGCCCGGCGCTTGGCGCAGGTCGCGACGGCGGCCGCGGCATTAAAGGCGCGCTAA
- a CDS encoding SDR family oxidoreductase yields MTETNQKVAVVTASDSGIGKAAALALAAQGYDVGITWHSDRQGAEDTARQVAALGRRSEVRKLDLTTLPAAAEVIDDFANAFGRLDVLVNNAGASHNGPLLTLEYEQWRQVFSIVLDGAFLCAQRAARVMKTQGAGGRIINITSVHEHTPLPNAGAYTAAKHGLGGLTKSLALELAPYGILVNAVAPGMIATPINDMNEEAAWHTSEPGIPLGRPGHVREIAGMVAWLASDAGSYTTGQSFVIDGGFMLVNPQFEAQKKQAAD; encoded by the coding sequence ATGACCGAGACAAATCAAAAAGTCGCCGTGGTAACGGCATCGGATTCCGGCATCGGCAAAGCGGCCGCGCTGGCGCTGGCCGCCCAGGGGTATGATGTCGGCATCACCTGGCATTCCGACAGGCAGGGCGCCGAGGACACCGCTCGCCAGGTGGCGGCGCTGGGCAGACGGAGCGAGGTGCGCAAGCTGGACTTGACCACGTTGCCCGCCGCCGCCGAGGTGATTGATGATTTTGCCAACGCTTTCGGTCGACTGGATGTGCTGGTCAATAATGCCGGCGCCAGCCATAACGGCCCGCTGTTGACGCTTGAGTATGAACAGTGGCGACAGGTTTTTTCCATTGTTCTCGACGGGGCTTTCCTGTGCGCCCAGCGCGCCGCCCGGGTCATGAAGACTCAGGGCGCGGGCGGGCGCATCATCAATATTACCTCGGTGCATGAACATACCCCGCTGCCCAACGCGGGGGCGTATACCGCCGCTAAACACGGCCTGGGTGGTTTGACCAAATCGCTGGCGTTGGAACTCGCGCCGTATGGCATTTTAGTCAATGCGGTGGCGCCAGGCATGATCGCGACGCCTATCAATGATATGAACGAAGAGGCGGCCTGGCATACTTCCGAACCGGGTATTCCCCTCGGCCGTCCGGGCCATGTGCGCGAGATAGCCGGTATGGTGGCCTGGCTTGCCAGCGACGCCGGAAGCTATACCACCGGTCAATCTTTCGTCATCGACGGCGGGTTTATGCTGGTTAACCCACAATTCGAGGCGCAGAAAAAACAGGCGGCCGACTAG